DNA from Thalassoroseus pseudoceratinae:
CAATAGGCAAAGCCCGATAACGGACAGTAAGAATTTTCGGGAAAGCTCCATCTGCCTGCTCTTCCGTGATTGTGGGCAAACTTTCACAACAGCATATGTTTGGAGTTATCGTCCTTTACTCGAGCAGGATGAATCAACACGGTTACGCTCAACGAATCTTTCGCACAGCTCAAACGGCTTATGACGGTTATCACAATAACGAGGCAGGGGTCGATACCATTGAGACGCCTATTCGCCCCCGCCCAATCATCCCAAAACTAGACTTTGCCGATTATCCTGACGAGGCGATTCATGGGCGATCCTGACGATGGATGGCACCTCGAAGGCATCTTGCGTGCTTGATTCCGTAGAGGTCGAGTTACCCCTGTGTCCGTTGGAAGACAGCACCAAATCGCCGGGGGTCGGGAAGTTCTTCGGGCATGAACTCACGGCCTGCAGTGAACTCGGAGACATCCACAAACGCACCGTGGTTCTCGCTGGATTCGTAAGCCGCCATCAGGACGGCCATGGTGTCCCATGCCAAGAGCGGACCAGATTGCGGAGTCCGATCGGCTTCCAAGGCACAATCGACCGCGTCGTTCATCTCGCTGACGTAACCATGAGCGTCGAACTGATGTGGCCGAGGAAAACTCGTGCCCTGCGGCGTTGGGAGTTTCTCCCGCAGAAGCAAATCACCAGCCGCTTCCGCCTGCGGTAAGAACAGTTCGTGTTCGTTGTTTGGATTCACCCGCATGTCGTACTGACCGAAATCTGCAATCACCGACACTTCGTTCTTGATGCCGCTGATACTCAAATCATGCCCGATCACCTCGGCCACGGTTTGGTCGTCAAACACGACGGTCACTCGTCCGAAGTCATCCACATTCTGCATGACGCGGAAGTGCTCTCCGGCAGATTCCGGTTGGTGTTTCAGCACTTGCAGAGCGACGGCCGAGACTTTCAGCGGTCGGATCGGTCGACCATCACGGAGAATGCCCTCAGCCTGCTTGAGATACAAACAAGGTCCAAGCGGATGACAAGCCTTGTTGAACAGCGCACCTCCACCCGACTTAGCAGGCGTGTCGTATGCCGGCGCATGCGATCCTTGATGAGCACAAACGCCCCGCTGGTAAAGTAGCTTCCCTTTGTCGACCGACTGGGCTTCGATCATCAGTTCGACCAAACCCTTGACGCCGTCCAGGTAAACGAAGTCTTCGGCGTAGAGAAGTTTCGATCCACCCGCTCGGACGGCGTCGAGGACTTCAGCGAGGTACGCCATCGACTCGTGTTTTCGGGTCTTGGCGTCAGCAGACCGGCCCTCGCGGTATCCCGGCCAGACAACCGGTGGCTTCTCCAACACGATGACCGGCACACCGGACTTTGCCGCCTCAATCACGTACTGGCCATGAGCGAAATTCGCGCAGGCGACGTTGTCGATGTCCGGCCGGACAGTCGCGAGCATCTTGTCATGATCTTCATAAACGCTCGTGACTCGATGAGTCTCGGCAAACCGCTCGGCGTTCTCCCGTCGCCCCGACGTCACCCCGGCAAGTTCAATCGTGGCACCGTTCTTGTGGGGAATCATGCTGTAGACCCGAGCCGTGTAATCACCGGCAAAGCCAGTTCCGTTGATGGTCACTTTCAGCTTACGTTGCGTCATTGGTTCTTCTCATCGGTTCAGTTGTTGTTCGTTCGATGAATCGGTTTTATACAAGAATCGGTACATTTGCGGTACTACACCGTACTCGCAATAAGTCGCCCTCAGGTTATAATGATCGCGATCGTTCCCTCCTCAGAATAGATTCCTGCCATGAAAAACCAATCGAAAAAACTTGTTGCCCTTGCGGTGATTCTCGTTCCGATCGTCGCCATCAGTCTCTACGCTCAACGCGGACCGAGAGGTGGCGGCGGAGCTTCGTTGTCTGAACCGTTTCGGGGAATTGCCGCGGGAGATGAAATCGAAAAGGGACTCTTCAAGATTGAATCGACAGGTGTGAGCACCAAACCGGTTGTCGATGCGGCGAATGCCTTCTTGGACGGTCTGACCGAACAACAACGAAAACGAACGACGTTTCCCGTTGACGACTCGGAATGGCGAAAATGGGACAACAGACACTCGCCGAAACGGCAGGGTGTCGGTTTCGATGAGATGAATGAAGACCAACGCACGTTGGCGTTCGATTTGATGCGTGAGAGTCTCAGTGCCAAAGGGTTGAAACTGTCGAAAGACATTATGAAGCTGAACGGAACTCTGGCGGAACTTGCTAACAACTACGACGAATACGGCGAGTGGCTGTATTGGATTACGGTGATGGGTGAACCGTCAGAAACCGAGCCGTGGGGATGGCAAATTGACGGTCATCACCTCGTCATTAACTACTTTGTGCTGGGTGACCAAGTCGTGATGTCGCCGGTGTTCATTGGTAGCGAGCCGATTCATGCAAAGAGTGGCAAGTTCGAAGGCACAATCATCATGCAGGACGAGCAAAATGCCGGGCTCGAATTCATGCAGTCACTTAACAAATCTCAGCAGATGGAAGCGACGATCACCGACGCCAAAAGCGGGACTAACAACCTGACCGAGGCGTACAAGGACAATGTCAACCTCGACTACGCTGGAATACCCGCCTCCAAGTTGGACGAAAAGCAACAAGCAGCCTTATTGGATCTGATTGGGCAATACGTCGGCAACATGCGGAGAGGCCACGCGAAAGTCAAAATGAGTGAAGTGAAGAAGCACCTCGATCGAACCTATTTTGGATGGATCGGTGATGTTTCCGACGATGCCGTGTTCTATTACCGAATTCACAGCCCCGTCGTTCTCATCGAGTTTGACCACCAACGTCGTGTCGCTCCCTTCCGCACTCGTAAACCGACTCGCGATCACATTCATGCTGTGATCCGCACACCGAACGGAAACGACTACGGAAAAGACCTATTGCGGCAACATATCGAGCATGACCACCCCCACTAACGCACAATCAGGCTTGCATCATTCGGCTCACGCTCGAAGTTAATTTTCAGAGCCAAAGGTTCCCGACTAACCACGATTCCAGTCAGACAAAGCTCTTAACGTGCTCAAGCGTCGCGTCAAGAGTCCCCTGGAATGGATAAGGCTGACTGCATCCAACGTGTAACGACTCGCACGATCGAAGACTGATACTCGCCTTCCACCCGCATGAGTCTTCGATTCGTTATCATTCTGATGCGCACACTGGTCGACCAAGGCTTCGCCCAGCGAAATCGCGTCATTGATCTTGAGCGATCAATCCGGTCGATACGACTGCCGAAAACATCGACCACGCGTAGGCAGACGGGCACGATTGTCGCACGGACACGCGCCAACTCTGAAAAGAGTGGTCTGTGACTCCGATCAATTAATGCACGCAGGTTCCCAGCAGTCCCTGTGCGTCCCGCCGCATGTCCTGGTGCGAACAGGGCAGAGAAGTGAATCGCCTCTTGCATCCGGTCTCGACAACGACTTGACAAACTGGACAAGAATGTCGATATTCATTCATATCCAGCAAAAGATGCACATCAAATACATCTTTAAGCACTGATAACGTCACCATCAGTAGGATAGCTCATGGATTGAGCGAGCAGGATTTTGTTGAGTCGCAGCAAATCATCAATCACTCGGAACTTCGCGAGAGTTTCAGTAGCTGTTTCGTTTGAACCTCTGTTTTGTTGAAAGGTGAACAATGAAGAAGTCGCTCGTTACTGGAAGCCTAATCGCAGTGATTATCGCCGCCGTCGCATTCAACCTTCCCGGTCAGGAAAATGTTCCTTCGGCTAAGGAAAGTTCCGCACAAAAGGAGGGCAAAAGGAACGCTGGTCAAAAGCCACGCAAAGCAGCTGTCAAACGGACTCGCGAAGTTGTCAAAGCTCTTGATGACATCTACAAACGAACGATCGTTCTCATTACCGACAAATACGTGCATGACACGGACGACTTCGCGGCCGGAAGTGCGGCAGTGCTCCTGTTTAAACAAATCAGTACAAGTGAGTTTCAGGACGTACGATTGATCGATGCCACGGGCGAACCTTATGAAGATGCGAATGTCGCCAAGAGTGAGTTCGAGAAGCAAGGCCTCAAAGCTCTTAAGGACGGTAAGTCCTATTATGAAAAAGTTGCGATGAAAGATGGGAAGCCCTACCTTCAAGCTCTGACGCCAGTTCCCGTGGTCTTGGATAAGTGCATTATGTGCCATCCACATTACGAAGACGCGAAGAAGAACAACGAAATTATTGGAGCAATCAGCTATGAATTGCCCATCAAGTAGTTCGATTCATGGGCAATGCTAGGTATCAACTCTGGATTTACGAACGTATGTACTCGCGGCTATAAAGTGTCAAGAAGTCATGCGACATCCGCAGGCGAGATTCTCTGCGGAAGGTCAAACATGCCAGACAACTAGATTGCATAGATCGCTGGACATAGTCGCGACGCTAGTTTCCATCTCAACTGAGGACGCACTTGTATGAAACAACACCCGTCACAAGAATTCGGTGTCATGTTAGCCCGATTGCTGGGAATTGTGTTTGTCGCGGGAACATGGTCTGCCAGTGCGTCCGCTCAGATGGAGTTTGAACACGAGCCGATTAGTTACAGTAAAACATCACCGCACGATGCTGTCACAGACCTACAAGCGAAGATTGACCGTGGCGATGTGAAACTGCAATTCGACAATCAACATGGGTACCTCAAGTCGATCCTGGAAGAATTAAAGATTAAGCCTTCGTCGCAAGTGCTGGTTCATTCGCAAACGAGTTTTCAACTTCGCCGAATTTCGCCGCGTCGTCCTCGGGCACTCTATTTTAATGATGAGTCGTACGTCGGTTGGGTCCAGGGCGGTGACGTCATCGAGATCATGTCGACCGACCCCCAATTGGGACAGGTCTTTTATACGCTGTATCAAGAACAAACCGACCATCCCCAACTACTACGCGATCAAGGCCAATGCATGATCTGCCACTCCTCCGCACGGACACAACGCGTGCCTGGGGGACTAGTGCGATCGGTGTTCGTTAACGCGGGGGGTCAACCTCATTACGGCTCAGGAACATTCAACACAGACCACTCCAGCCCGTTCGAGGAGCGTTGGGGAGGATGGTATGTGACCGGAACACATGGCGAGATGCGACATATGGGCAATGTGATTTCCAAGAGTCGAAACGACCCGGAAAACATTGACCGTGAAGCTGGCGCGAACGTGCTAGACTTGTCCGATCGGCTGAACGTCAAGCCTTATCTCACACCACATAGTGACATCGTGGCACTAATGGTGCTGGAACATCAAACTCAGATGCAGAATTTCATGACAGCCGCGAACTATGAAAATCGCCGTGCTGTTCATCACGATAATATTATGAATGCTGCGTTAGATCGTTCACCGGATTACCGAAGTGAGTCGACTGAGCGACGGATCAAATCTAAGGGAGACAAACTCCTGCGATACATGCTCTTCGCAGAAGAGTTTCCATTAACATCACCCGTCAAAGGAAGCACAACGTTTGCTCAAGACTTTCAGTCGAAGGGGCCCCGGGACAAGCAAGGCCGTTCGTTACGCGACTTTGATTTGAAGACGCGATTGTTCAAATACCCTTGCAGCTATTTAATCTATTCACCTACCTTCGACGGTTTGCCACGCGAAGTCAAAGCATATGTCACGACGAGACTTCACGACATTTTGACAGGCAAAGACGAGAGTGACGAATACTCTCACCTCTCACCCGACATCCGTAAGGCAATTCTGGAGATTCTCAACGACACCAAGCCTGGGCTTTGGGAGAAATCATCTACAAATTGAGTCGATGGAAGTCTCAGAACAAGTCGGAGCCGACGAGCAAAAACACCGCGGCTTGGAAACCACGATCGATAAATGGGAAAGATGCTTGGGTAAACTTAGTCACGCAGAGTTCACCCAAGCCATGTCATGACTCACGCTTATTCGTAGATGCCGAAGCCCTTCAACTACGCTCGTTGGCGACGATTCGGTTTCGACTTCGAGTTCTTTTTTCGTTGCCCGTTCTGTTCATATACGCGTGCTGGCGGCGAACCGGACATCCGCGATAGTTGGAGTTTGCGACCGGCAATGAAAATGTTTTGAAGAGTTTTCACAACACCTTGCGGCAGCCCCACTGGCAGATCGACGGTGCTGAATTCATCGAAGATCTTGATCTTGCCAATACCGTCGCTACGGATTCCCGCTTCGTTAGCAATCGCACCGACGATGTTCTTCGGTTGGACGCGGTGGTTTCGGCCGACTTCAATTCGGTAGGTTTCCATCTCAATGTCAGACCGGCGATCTCGTTTTCGAGAGCGATTCCGACCATCGTCCGAATGCCGTTGGTCTTTCGCGAAGCTAGCCTGATTGATCTTATCCTTGACTAACAGAGGAACATCCCCATTGGCCAGGATTGCCATTGCGGCGGCTAGCGAATCGTATGCAACGTCATTGTCACGCTGATACTGCTCTACAATCGACTGATAAAGTTCCATCTCGCTCGATTCCAGGGCTTTTGTAATCCGCTCATGGAACCGGGCAATCCGCTTCTTGTTGATGACGCGGTTGGAGGGAAGTTCCATCTGCTCGATTGGTTGCCGAGTGGCTTTTTCAAGCCGCTTGAGCGAGTACCGTTCGCGAGGATGCACAAACAGAATTGCGTCGCCACTTCGACCCGCTCGACCAGTTCGGCCGATTCGATGCACATACGATTCACTGTCGTGCGGCAAGTCGTAGTTGATGACATGGCTGATGCGTTCGACATCGAGTCCTCGTGCCGCCACATCGGTGGCTACGATCACGTCGATTCTGCCCGACCGCAAACTCTCGACGATTCGTTCACGTTGATTCTGCGGAATGTCACCATTCAGGGCGGCGGTTTTCAGCCCCGCTTCCGACAGAAACTCAGCCAGCGATCCTGTGGTGTTTCGCGTTTTGACAAAGACAATCACCCCTTCGACGGGTTCTGCTTCGAGAATGCGAGACAACGCAAATTGCTTTTCGCGGGGCGTCGTCACGATGTACCGCTGACGGATTGTGTCGGCGGTCGCCGTCTCCTGCTCGATGGTGATTTCGGTCGGTTCTTTTAGATGCTTCTTGGCAATGTGCCGGATCGGACCTGGCATCGTGGCCGAGAATAACGCCATTTGCCGTTTTTCGGGAACGTGGCTAAGAACCCATTCGACATCTTCTGCAAATCCCATCCGCAGCATTTCATCGGCTTCGTCCAGCACGAAGCAGCGGAGATCGTCAAGCTTCAGCGTGCCGCGTCGCATGTGGTCCATCACACGCCCGGGAGTTCCTACCACGACCTGTGGTCCCTGTTTCAATTTTCGCAACTGGATTTGATAATCCTGTCCGCCGAAAATCGGGAGAACATTCAGCTGGCGAGTGCCGCCAGAGTACTTCTCGAAAGCCCCGGCGACTTGAATCGCCAACTCGCGTGTCGGTGCGAGAACTAAGACTTGCGGGTACTTCGCCGATAAATCGATCCGATCGAGCAACGGAAGTGCAAACGCAGCCGTCTTGCCGGTGCCGGTCTGTGCTTGGCCGAGAACATCCTCACCGTGCAATAGTGGCGGAATTGCCTGGGCCTGAATCGGCGTTGGCGATGTGTAACCATACCCTTCGACAATCTCGACAAGGCCCTCACTCAGACCGAGAGAACCAAAACCCGAAGGTTCGGTGTTCGCTGTCGATTCGTTCTCGTGCGTCTGATCGGTTTCACATTCTTCGGGTGACGCAGTGTCAATGTCGGACAGAATCATCAATTTTCCTGGATACTCATGGCAGACCATTGGAACAGACGATTGCCGCAGAAAATCGTCGTCGGGGACAAGAATCCCGCTGAAGCTGGAGCAAAATCCAGCTTGTGAATTGTTCAAATGGAGTTTGACCTGGAGGGAACTCGCGGACGCACAAGGGTGCAAGCGATGGCTATCATCAAGCGATAGGCGTTAGCCCGGCAATCCCAGTTGCCATAGCCACTTGCGAAACATGATCGAACGCGTCAGGTACTGTTCAGGAAACGGTGGGCGAGGAGTTGTTTGCCCAGCGGGGTTGGAATCTGAATCGAGCCGGCTGTGATTCAATCATTTTTCTCATAGTAACATACACGCCGGAAGTTTGCGAGGACCCTGAAAACAACTTTCGTGGAATTCATATTAGGCCTTTCGAAATGTTTCCCGTCCTAAACTGCCGAAATGCTTGTTTTCAACACATATCGGTTATACGGTGTTTGCCGGTCGTGCGTTGCCGACGTGTTGATTGGGCAAGAAATTTACACCGGACAAGTAGTCGAGGAACGAATTTATGGGACGCGGCCTGCACTGGATCGACTGGCTCATCATTTTTCTCTACGCCACGCTGACCATCCTGCTGGGGTGGTTCTACAGCCGTCGCCAGAAATCGACGGAAGACTACTTCGTGGGTAGCGGGGAAATGAACCCGCTGTTTGTTGGTGTGTCGCTGTTCGCCACGTTGCTGAGCACGATTTCCTACTTGTCGATGCCAGGCGAAGCAGCTGGGAAAGGCCCCGTCACCCTGCTGGGTCTGCTCACGTACCCGCTGATCTTCTTTATCGTGGGTTACGGATTCATCCCGATCTATATGCGTCAACGGGCGACGAGTGCCTACGAACTCCTCGAGCAGCGACTTGGGCTCAGCATACGCCTGCTCGGTGCCACCATGTTTCTTGTGCTCCGGCTCGTTTGGATGATGCTATTGGTGTACCTGGCCGCCAACGCGATGACGGTGATGCTGGGAGCCGATTACTGGGTCATCAATACCGAGACTTGGTCCGTCGTGGCGGGGCAATTCAATGATGCGGATCCGTCTACGATGTTGCCAGGACTCTATCGATGGGAAGCATCCGAGCTTCGAATTGCCGCGGTCCCGGTAATTGTGATTGTTACGGGCATCGTTTCCGTAACTTATACAACTCTCGGCGGTCTGCGGGCCGTGGTCATGACGGATTTCATGCAGACCGTTCTACTCTTTGGTGGAGCGTTGTTGGTTTTGGCCACTGTGACGTGGAACGTGGGCGGTCTAAGTTGGATCCCAACGCAGTGGCACGAGAACTGGGACTCGCAACCGCTGTTCAGCACGGACCCACGGACCCGAGTCACGATCGTCGGCACGTTTCTGAGCATCTTGACGTGGTACGTCGCCACATCGGCGGGCGATCAAACGTCGGTCCAACGATTTATGGCGACCCGCGACGCATCGACCGCGAGACGAGCATTGATGACTCAACTTTGGGTCGGAGCAACCGTGGTGTTCACTTTACATCTCGTGGGCATGGCCTTGCTGGCATTCTTTGAAACCAATCCATCCGCATTGCCGGATGGAATGGGACTCAAAACGGACGCAGACAAACTATTTCCGCGTTTCGTCTCTTTCGAACTCCCGATCGGTGTCTCTGGGTTTGTCGTGGCGGCGATGTTTGCGGCGGCGATGAGTAGTATCGACTCCGGTGTGAACTCCGTGACGGCAGTGGTAACGACTGACTTCCTCGACCGATTCGGGCGAAAGTCAGAATCCGAAAAAGGCAGTCTCCGGTCCGCGAAATTCCTGGCATTGACCATCGGCATTATCGTCGTCGTTGGCAGTACCTACATGAAGTACATTCCTGGCAACATCACGGCGGTGACAGCCAAAACAGCCAACTTGTTCACGTCCCCGATCTTTGCGTTGTTCTTTTTCGCGTTGTTCGTACGGTTCGCTCATCCGGTCGGTGTGTGGATTGCGACGATCTGCGGCACGGCGACAGCGGCCGCCATCGCGTTTTCCGGACCGCTCGTCGTATTTCTGGCAACATACGCCGACGTTGATCCCCAGGTGTTCGGCGTGGAATTGATGACACAAATCGATCCTGGTACCGGCGAAGAATTAGTCCGCTCCGCGGTGCGGGAAGTCAATCCCAAAACCGGGGTCGCCGAACTCGTCGCTCGAGACCCCGTTAGCTTTCAGTGGATCGGGCCAATTTCATTGCTCGTGAATTTGATGGTGGGAGTCAGCGTCAGTTGGTTGCTACCCCGTCGAAATCCAAATGCGAAGTCACCGAACACGGAAGCATAGGAAAGCCGTGAAAAGGTCGAGATTGGTGTCTACTTGGAGTAAAACCAAGCAACCGGCAGCGAACGGAAACGGCATGAGTATTGTCCCTTGCCCGGTCCACTCTCCCAGTAGCTCATGACGGCTCTATGGCCAACAAAAGTCAGGCTGGTATAGGAATATGTCCGCTGCGGGTTCGCTTCTAAATTATTCACGATCGTCCACGAATTCCCCTCATCACGGCTGATCGCGGCGGTCAGCGGCGTCCGTCTACCGCCATGCCCGGCGTTTTTGGTGTACGTGTTGTTCCAAATGAGCAGCAAGTCGCCAGTGGAGGGAATCCGCCGCAATGTGGCTGGGGCTTCGGGGCCTTGAACACCTAGCGACGTCATCTTGCTCCAGGTTTCGCCACCGTCTTCCGAGTAACTCTTGCCGACGAAGCCAAGTTGGTTCCGGACAAGCATCAATAAGCGACCGTCCTTCAGTTCGGCGACTTCCGGTTCCATCGCCCCACGTTTGGGTGCATCGACTTCACCTGTGCCTTTTCGCCAGGTGTGTCCGTTGTCATCGGAGAGATAACAGCGACAGACAAAGTGGTTCACCTTCTGCACATCCGGAGTGGAAGCGGCGGGGGCCAGCAATCGCCCGGACGACAGGACGGTGATCCGATCGTTATTGATCACATGATAGCCGTCGTCGGTCGTGACTGGGATGGGATCACGAAATGTCTCTGCTTCATCGGTCGAATGACGGACGAACATTTTGAGATCATCGTGGCTGTTCTTCTGGAGGTAGAACAGGCCAATTGAGCCGTCCGGAAGACGACGCAGCGTTACGCTCATCACGTTCATGCCGCCGGTGTTTTCCTGAAGAACTTTCTTCTCGCCCCATGTTCGCCCGCCATCAGACGATCGCCGCGCCACGATGTGGGCCTTCGCAAAATCGCTGCCACCGTCCTGAAACTCCGTAACCGCGAACAACAAATCCCCATTTCCCAACGCCACAATGGAACCTTCTGTGTAGCGAGGGTTCTTCGGTGTCGCCCGATACACGATTTGAGAAATGTCCTCTGTGACCTCCTGCGGCGGTGGCCCTGCGAGCATGAGCAGCGACTGTGCTGCACGATACGCAGCATCGGGGTGTTCATCGTCGAGCAAATCAACAAGCGAATCGGCAAGGCTCAGCGCCCGAGCATCACCGGCAAATGTGGCGGCGTACGTGCGGACGGCTCCGTCTTCATCTTTCAGGTTGGCAGCCAATGCAGCCAATCCTTCGTCGTCACCAAGGGTGGCAAGTGAATGATTGACATACGCCTTTAACAAGTCTTCTTGGCAACGCGGCAATTGTTTCTTCAACAATGGAACATCGCTGGAATCCCCAATACGTCCGAGAATCCAAACCGCGATTCGCAAGACGTTTGGGTCATCGTGATTGAGGGATTCTCGCAGATAGCTCATGGCCTGCGGATTCCCACATCTCCCTAAAGCTCCGGCGGCCATCAGTTTCTGCGGGATGTTCTGGTCTTGCTCAAACGCCTTCCGTAACGCTTTCCCATCGCCAATTTCGACCACTTTGTAAAGACTTTCGGCAGCATGCACGTGGCCATGCGGATCGTCACTGGACAGAATTTTCAACATGATATCTGCTTTGGCTCGGTCACCCGCTCGGACCAACTCGCGTGCGATTCCACAACGATGCTGGTCGTCTTTATCTGTCGCCAGTTTTGGCGTCAGAAATTCGATCACCTCCGCACCATGCCCGGCGAGCGTGAGTCCTTCGGCAGCGTGAATGGACGGCCAAAACTCCTCTCCACGCATTCCGACTCGAAGAACCTTCAGGCAGCGTTCACGAACCTGATCCGACAACACAATCCGGTCAGCATCCTCGCCATATGCGTGTGCCGAGACGGTCACAAACATCGCAGTCAATAGCAGTCGATATCTCATGACGATTTCTTTTCTAGGATGTCATTACCATGCGGTCCAGCCACCATCGACCAGTAGATTCTGGCCAGTGATATAGCTTCCTGCTCGACTCGCCAGTAACAGGGCAGCGCCTTTGAGTTCTTCCGGTTGGCCCATTCTGGCCATCGGACTTTTCTGTTTGAGTCGCTCGACCATTGCAGCCGGTGCCTTTTCGGACGGAAACGGCCCCGGACTGAGGCAGTTCACTCGCACGTTGTCTTTGGCCCAATAGACCGCAAGATGCCGAGTCATGTGAATAATGCCGCCCTTCAAAGTGTGATACTGAACCGGGCTGGCCGTGCAAATATCTTCATAGGCATCGGGGTAGGAGCCCACGACGCCATACATGGAACCAATCATCACGATCGCCCCAGCGACTCCACGCGACACCACATGATCACGCAGTTGCCGAGCCAGCAGAAAGTAGCCGGTTGCATTCTGAAGGTCTTCGGAAAATGCTTCGGCAGTGACATCCGTGACATCCATCGCATGCCCCTGCTGACCATTGTTGACCAACACATCGACTTGGCCTGCCGCTTCGACAGCTGCTGAAAATCCGTCGCTGATCGATTCTTCCGAAAGATGATCGAGCTCGACCCCGAAATGTGGCCCGTCACCCGACAGCGTTTCGGCGACAGCTTGTGCTCGCGAGAGTTCCCGACTTCCAGCGACCACCGTCGCCCCCGCTTCCGCGAAAGCCCGAGCCATCGACTGGCCGAGAAATCCAGTGGCCCCCGTGATCAGTACCGTCTGGCCCGTCATGTCGAAGAGTTGTTCAATCGTCGACTCGCTCATAGTTCTTCCCAGCCACCAGATTTCACGGAACGCAGCGTCGCCAAGTTCACCCGCAACGTCTGCAAGGCGTCTT
Protein-coding regions in this window:
- a CDS encoding SDR family oxidoreductase translates to MSESTIEQLFDMTGQTVLITGATGFLGQSMARAFAEAGATVVAGSRELSRAQAVAETLSGDGPHFGVELDHLSEESISDGFSAAVEAAGQVDVLVNNGQQGHAMDVTDVTAEAFSEDLQNATGYFLLARQLRDHVVSRGVAGAIVMIGSMYGVVGSYPDAYEDICTASPVQYHTLKGGIIHMTRHLAVYWAKDNVRVNCLSPGPFPSEKAPAAMVERLKQKSPMARMGQPEELKGAALLLASRAGSYITGQNLLVDGGWTAW